A single genomic interval of Cucumis sativus cultivar 9930 chromosome 7, Cucumber_9930_V3, whole genome shotgun sequence harbors:
- the LOC101211658 gene encoding glycine-rich protein 5, with amino-acid sequence MAKLFMALLLALVATHALARPTPKDDTFSDQKNFLTYGGVGGYSGIGNNGLPFGGLGGAIGGGGLGGGLGGGLGGGLGGGTGIGGGLGGLGGPGGGFGGIGGTTGGLGGGLGGGLGGGLGGGVGGASGVTYP; translated from the coding sequence atggcCAAATTGTTCATGGCTTTGCTCTTGGCTCTTGTGGCCACTCATGCCCTAGCTAGACCTACACCAAAGGATGACACTTTCAGTGACCAAAAGAACTTCCTGACCTATGGAGGCGTCGGTGGTTACTCTGGCATCGGCAACAATGGCCTCCCGTTTGGTGGTCTAGGGGGTGCCATTGGGGGAGGAGGCCTTGGTGGCGGTCTTGGTGGTGGTCTTGGTGGTGGCCTCGGTGGCGGTACGGGAATTGGTGGAGGACTAGGTGGACTGGGAGGTCCTGGAGGTGGATTCGGTGGCATTGGTGGAACCACTGGCGGTCTTGGCGGTGGTCTCGGGGGTGGACTCGGTGGTGGTCTCGGTGGCGGTGTCGGTGGAGCTTCTGGTGTTACTTATCCTTGA